From Parus major isolate Abel chromosome 1A, Parus_major1.1, whole genome shotgun sequence, the proteins below share one genomic window:
- the LOC107204104 gene encoding DNA/RNA-binding protein KIN17-like, with protein sequence MGKSDFLSPKAIANRIKSKGLQKLRWYCQMCQKQCRDENGFKCHCMSESHQRQLLLASENPQQFIDYFSQEFQNDLLELLRRRFGTKRVHNNILYNEYISHREHIHMNATRWETLTDFTKWLGREGLCKVDETPKGWYIQYIDRDPETICRQQEQDRKKKQHLDDEEKTTKFIEQQVRRGLEGKELKMPVFTELNRENKEEKVTFHLNKGASTSAASCKTSVLGQNALKMVEGAVKRKKSAHSSGQPKKKKKKSALDEIMELEEEKKRTFRRDYWLQPEIVVKILTEKLGEKYHNKKAVVKEVIDKYTAVVKVIGSGCKLKLDQTHLETVIPAPGKKVMVLNGGYRGNEGILESISEKKFSVTITIDSGPFRGLRVKDIPYEDVSKLA encoded by the coding sequence ATGGGGAAATCAGATTTCCTCAGCCCCAAGGCGATTGCCAACCGCATTAAATCCAAGGGGCTGCAGAAGCTGCGCTGGTACTGCCAGATGTGCCAGAAGCAGTGCCGTGATGAGAATGGCTTCAAGTGCCACTGCATGTCTGAGTCCCACCAGAGGCAGTTGCTGCTGGCTTCTGAAAATCCTCAGCAATTCATAGATTACTTCTCTCAGGAATTCCAAAATGATCTCCTAGAATTGCTCAGGAGGAGATTTGGAACAAAGAGAGTCcacaataatattttatacaatGAATACATCAGCCACAGAGAACACATCCACATGAATGCTACAAGATGGGAGACACTGACTGATTTTACAAAatggctggggagggaaggtCTTTGTAAGGTTGATGAGACTCCTAAAGGCTGGTACATTCAGTACATTGACAGGGACCCAGAGACCATTTGCAGGCAGCAAGAACAAGATAGGAAGAAGAAACAGCACCTTGATGATGAAGAAAAAACTACTAAATTCATTGAACAACAGGTTAGAAGAGGTTTGGAGGGGAAAGAATTGAAAATGCCAGTCTTTACTGAActgaacagagaaaacaaagaagaaaaagttacatttcatttaaacaaaGGAGCAAGTACTTCAGCAGCATCTTGTAAAACAAGTGTCCTTGGACAGAATGCACTGAAGATGGTGGAGGGggcagttaaaagaaaaaaatcagctcatAGCTCTGGTCagcccaaaaagaaaaagaagaaatctgcaCTGGACGAGATCATGGAGCttgaggaggagaagaaaagaacatttagaAGAGACTACTGGTTACAGCCTGAAATCGTTGTAAAAATTCTAACAGAAAAGCTTGGAGAGAAGTACCACAACAAGAAGGCAGTTGTTAAGGAAGTGATTGACAAATATACAGCAGTTGTAAAGGTAATTGGCTCTGGGTGCAAGCTGAAGCTTGATCAGACACATCTAGAAACTGTAATACCAGCACCAGGCAAGAAAGTGATGGTATTAAATGGTGGGTACAGGGGAAATGAAGGGATTTTGGAGTCTATTAGTGAGAAGAAGTTTTCAGTGACAATAACCATTGACTCGGGACCTTTTAGAGGGCTCAGAGTCAAAGATATCCCATATGAAGATGTTTCCAAACTTGCCTGA